A single window of Bacteroidia bacterium DNA harbors:
- a CDS encoding cytochrome-c peroxidase, with amino-acid sequence MSILGLVIVLVSCHKEPNDGDNTCDSESPVPFNLERPKLFPALEDFSLNPMTQEGIALGKKLFYDKRLSSDNTISCASCHKPEYNFSDGGQQFSKGVGGSVGTRNSMALLNMAWNTTFFWDGRESGLEAQIHDPVVNPIEMNEKWPQVVSKLQNSSEYPDLFCKAFGTNKIDSVLVTKAIAQFLRSITSSNSRFDKWIRQEISLTESETHGFEIFNTEKGDCFHCHVPNNMLFMDNLFHNNGLDATFTDKGLSGFTGNAYDEGKFKTPTLRNIVFSAPYMHDGRFATLEEVIEHYNQGGVPSATIDPMMKHVGTGLNLTEQDKLDLLNFLKCLTDSSVFENPEYLE; translated from the coding sequence ATCTCTATTTTGGGCTTAGTGATAGTGCTTGTTTCTTGTCACAAAGAGCCAAACGATGGAGACAATACCTGCGATTCAGAAAGTCCAGTTCCTTTTAATTTAGAGAGGCCTAAGCTATTTCCTGCCTTGGAAGATTTTTCGTTAAATCCGATGACACAGGAAGGCATTGCTTTGGGGAAAAAGTTGTTTTACGATAAACGATTATCTTCAGACAATACGATTAGTTGTGCCAGTTGTCACAAGCCGGAATATAATTTTTCCGATGGGGGGCAGCAGTTTTCGAAAGGAGTAGGAGGTAGTGTTGGAACCAGAAATTCGATGGCCTTGTTGAACATGGCTTGGAATACGACTTTTTTTTGGGATGGCAGGGAATCAGGGTTGGAAGCACAAATTCATGATCCTGTGGTTAACCCAATTGAAATGAATGAAAAATGGCCACAGGTTGTTTCTAAATTACAAAACAGTTCGGAGTATCCAGATTTATTCTGCAAAGCATTTGGAACTAACAAGATTGATAGTGTATTAGTTACCAAAGCTATAGCTCAATTTTTAAGAAGTATCACTTCAAGTAATTCCCGGTTTGACAAGTGGATAAGACAAGAGATAAGTTTGACAGAATCAGAAACCCATGGTTTTGAAATTTTCAACACAGAGAAAGGCGATTGTTTTCATTGTCATGTGCCCAATAACATGCTGTTTATGGACAACTTGTTTCACAACAACGGGTTGGATGCAACATTTACAGATAAAGGATTAAGTGGATTTACCGGAAACGCCTATGACGAAGGAAAGTTTAAGACTCCGACTTTGAGGAATATTGTTTTTTCTGCGCCCTACATGCACGATGGTCGGTTTGCAACTTTAGAGGAAGTAATTGAACATTACAATCAGGGAGGTGTACCTTCTGCTACCATTGATCCAATGATGAAACATGTTGGTACGGGATTAAATTTAACAGAACAGGATAAATTGGACCTCCTTAATTTTTTAAAATGTTTGACTGATAGTTCAGTTTTTGAGAATCCGGAATATTTGGAATAA